The following are encoded in a window of Pseudomonas sp. St316 genomic DNA:
- a CDS encoding Hcp family type VI secretion system effector, protein MATPAYMTITGIKQGLITKGAFTADSVGNIYQEGREDRIMVQGFQHQVSVPRDPQSGQPTGQRIHHPLIITKVFDKSTPLLLGALTSAECMEEVVIQWFRTSSAGIQQHYFTTTLWDATIVEIKDYMFNCQDPANAHFTHLEDVHFSYRKITWTHEVSGTSGSDDWRVPVVS, encoded by the coding sequence TTGGCTACCCCAGCGTACATGACCATCACCGGCATCAAGCAAGGTCTGATCACTAAAGGCGCGTTTACAGCCGACTCGGTTGGCAATATCTATCAGGAAGGTCGCGAAGACAGAATCATGGTCCAAGGCTTCCAACACCAAGTGAGCGTCCCGCGTGACCCCCAATCTGGCCAGCCAACTGGCCAACGCATTCATCACCCGCTCATCATCACCAAGGTATTCGATAAGTCCACGCCGCTGCTGCTGGGGGCCCTGACCAGCGCTGAGTGCATGGAAGAAGTGGTGATCCAATGGTTCCGGACATCGAGCGCAGGGATCCAGCAACACTACTTCACCACTACGCTGTGGGACGCGACCATCGTCGAAATCAAGGACTACATGTTCAACTGCCAGGACCCGGCAAACGCACACTTTACCCATCTGGAAGATGTGCACTTCTCGTATCGCAAGATCACCTGGACCCACGAAGTCAGCGGCACCTCGGGTTCCGATGACTGGCGCGTGCCTGTCGTCAGTTAA
- a CDS encoding VOC family protein translates to MSFVSPDLIRQRFSRAMSDMYRDEVPLYGTLMKLVEHTNAQVMAEDPVLAAHLRSTGELERLDLERHGAIRVGTATELATLGRLFAVMGMQPVGYYDLTPAGVPVHSTAFRAVHESALQISPFRVFTSLLRLELIENTELRAFAEAVLDKRQIFTPRALELIELAEYQGGLSESQAEDFVLQALETFRWHHSATVTAEQYRQLSTQHRLIADVVAFKGPHINHLTPRTLDIDIVQARMPVHGITPKAVIEGPPRRQCPILLRQTSFKALDEPVAFTDQSQSQGSHSARFGEIEQRGAALTPRGRALYDQLLNAARDALGEFPNEANAARYNTLMSEHFAQFPDTHEELRRQALAYFRYFVTPKGLAAKGTVEQTASLEHLLEQQYLRAEPLVYEDFLPVSAAGIFQSNLGDAAQSHYAGQSNRQSFEEALGRATIDELGLYAETQQRSIDECRAEIGM, encoded by the coding sequence ATGAGCTTCGTCAGCCCCGACCTGATCCGCCAACGCTTCTCCAGGGCGATGTCCGACATGTACCGCGACGAGGTGCCGCTGTATGGGACCCTGATGAAGCTGGTGGAACACACCAACGCCCAAGTGATGGCCGAAGATCCGGTCCTGGCCGCACACCTGCGCAGCACTGGCGAACTGGAGCGCCTGGACCTGGAACGCCACGGTGCGATCCGCGTCGGCACCGCCACCGAGCTGGCGACCCTGGGGCGTCTGTTCGCGGTCATGGGCATGCAGCCGGTGGGCTACTACGACCTCACGCCTGCCGGGGTGCCGGTGCATTCCACCGCCTTTCGCGCCGTGCACGAAAGCGCGCTGCAGATCAGCCCATTCCGGGTGTTTACCTCGCTGCTGCGCCTGGAGCTGATCGAGAACACCGAGCTTCGGGCCTTTGCCGAGGCTGTGTTGGACAAACGGCAGATCTTCACCCCCAGGGCCCTTGAGCTCATAGAGCTGGCCGAATACCAGGGTGGCCTGAGCGAGTCCCAGGCTGAGGACTTCGTCCTGCAGGCCCTGGAAACCTTTCGCTGGCACCACAGCGCCACCGTCACCGCCGAGCAGTACCGGCAACTGAGCACCCAACATCGCCTGATCGCCGATGTAGTGGCATTCAAGGGCCCGCACATCAATCACCTGACGCCACGCACCCTGGACATCGACATCGTCCAGGCCCGGATGCCCGTGCACGGTATTACCCCCAAAGCCGTGATCGAAGGCCCACCCCGTCGCCAATGCCCGATCCTGCTGCGCCAGACCAGCTTCAAGGCACTCGACGAACCTGTCGCCTTCACCGACCAGTCGCAGTCCCAAGGCAGCCACAGCGCCCGCTTCGGCGAAATCGAACAACGTGGCGCGGCCCTCACGCCCAGGGGCCGCGCGCTCTACGATCAATTGCTGAACGCGGCGCGCGACGCGCTGGGAGAGTTTCCCAACGAAGCCAACGCCGCACGCTACAACACGCTGATGAGCGAACACTTTGCCCAATTCCCTGACACCCACGAGGAACTGCGTAGACAGGCCCTGGCGTACTTCCGTTACTTCGTGACGCCAAAAGGCCTCGCCGCCAAGGGCACCGTCGAGCAAACGGCCTCGCTGGAACACTTGCTGGAGCAGCAATACCTGCGCGCCGAACCCTTGGTGTACGAAGATTTCCTACCGGTCAGCGCCGCCGGTATCTTCCAGTCGAACCTCGGCGATGCCGCCCAGAGTCACTATGCCGGGCAGTCCAATCGCCAGTCGTTTGAAGAAGCACTGGGACGGGCGACGATCGATGAGTTGGGCCTGTACGCCGAGACACAACAGCGCTCCATTGATGAATGCAGGGCTGAGATAGGTATGTAG
- the glcF gene encoding glycolate oxidase subunit GlcF, whose amino-acid sequence MQTRFSEESKNLPRAEEAERILRSCVHCGFCNATCPTYQLLGDELDGPRGRIYLIKQVLEGQPATASTQLHLDRCLSCRNCETTCPSGVDYHNLLDIGRAVVDRAVPRPAGQRALRLGLRSLAASPERFKALLRLGTVLRPLLPANLIAKLPRPSPPHGERPPLRHRRTVLMLEGCVQPGLSPNTNTSAARVLDRLGISVIPCAQAGCCGALDYHLDAQATGLDRARQNIDAWWPHLENGAEAIVQTASGCGAFIKDYGHLLEHDRAYAAKAKQVSERALDLVQVLGKEPLEQICAARNQRIAVHCPCTLQHAQKLGGSIEALLTRLGFNLTEVPDGHLCCGSAGTYSLTQPALARQLRDNRLNALESGQPELIVTANVGCQNHLDGAGRTPVRHWIELVDQSLAE is encoded by the coding sequence ATGCAGACTCGGTTCAGTGAGGAAAGCAAAAATCTGCCCCGCGCCGAAGAAGCCGAGCGGATCCTGCGCAGTTGCGTGCATTGCGGTTTCTGCAATGCCACCTGCCCCACTTACCAATTGCTCGGCGATGAACTGGACGGCCCGCGCGGACGCATCTACCTGATCAAGCAAGTGCTCGAAGGCCAGCCGGCGACGGCCAGCACCCAACTGCACCTGGATCGCTGCCTGTCGTGTCGCAACTGCGAGACCACCTGTCCATCCGGCGTGGATTATCACAACCTGCTGGACATCGGCCGGGCGGTGGTCGATCGTGCCGTGCCGCGCCCCGCCGGCCAACGCGCGCTGCGCCTGGGGTTGCGCAGCCTGGCCGCCAGCCCCGAGCGGTTCAAGGCCCTGCTGCGTCTTGGGACGGTCTTGCGTCCGTTGCTGCCGGCGAACCTGATCGCCAAGTTGCCCCGCCCTTCCCCGCCTCACGGCGAGCGCCCGCCTCTGCGGCATCGGCGTACGGTGTTGATGCTCGAAGGTTGCGTGCAACCGGGCCTGTCGCCCAACACCAATACCTCGGCAGCGCGGGTACTGGATCGACTCGGCATCAGCGTGATCCCCTGTGCGCAAGCCGGATGCTGCGGCGCGCTGGATTATCACCTCGACGCCCAGGCCACCGGGCTGGACCGCGCCCGCCAGAACATCGACGCCTGGTGGCCACACCTGGAAAACGGCGCTGAAGCCATCGTCCAGACAGCCAGCGGCTGCGGCGCATTCATCAAGGACTACGGGCATCTGCTGGAACATGACCGTGCCTACGCCGCCAAGGCCAAACAGGTGAGTGAACGGGCACTGGACCTGGTGCAAGTGCTCGGCAAGGAACCGCTGGAACAGATCTGCGCAGCCAGGAACCAGCGTATCGCCGTGCATTGCCCCTGCACCTTGCAACACGCACAGAAACTCGGTGGCAGCATCGAAGCATTGTTGACGCGGCTGGGTTTCAACCTCACCGAGGTGCCCGACGGCCATTTGTGTTGCGGCTCGGCCGGCACCTATTCGCTGACCCAGCCGGCCCTGGCGCGGCAGCTACGCGACAACCGCCTAAACGCGCTGGAAAGTGGCCAGCCGGAGCTGATCGTCACCGCCAACGTCGGCTGCCAGAACCACCTCGACGGCGCTGGTCGCACGCCCGTGCGGCACTGGATCGAGCTAGTGGATCAGTCCCTGGCAGAATGA
- the glcE gene encoding glycolate oxidase subunit GlcE produces the protein MNRQADQDASALLLEQVNRARADATPLRIQGSNSKAFLGHEVAGEVLDTRVHRGIVHYDPTELVITARAGTPLRELLSALDAAGQRLPCEPPAFGDDATVGGMVAAGLSGPRRPWAGSVRDFVLGTRLISGHGTLLRFGGEVMKNVAGYDLSRLLTGSFGCLGMITEVSLKVLPKPRHSLSIRLELDSTEALEKLAEWGRQPLPISAASHDDGCLHLRLEGGEGSVSAAHQRFGGEVIDDQYWTALNEHRLAFFDEGLPLWRLSLPNHTGPLALPGTQLIDWGGAQRWLKTDANTVQTLAHEVGGHATCYRQGACDTPFQPLAPALLRYHRQLKAQLDPLGLFNPGRMYPEL, from the coding sequence ATGAACCGCCAAGCCGACCAGGACGCCAGCGCCCTGCTGCTCGAACAGGTCAATCGCGCCCGGGCCGACGCCACGCCGCTGCGCATCCAGGGTTCTAACAGCAAGGCTTTCCTGGGGCACGAAGTGGCCGGCGAAGTGCTGGACACCCGCGTGCACCGTGGCATCGTCCACTACGACCCCACCGAATTGGTCATCACGGCCCGGGCCGGCACGCCATTGCGCGAGCTGCTCAGCGCCCTCGACGCCGCCGGGCAGCGGCTGCCCTGCGAACCGCCGGCGTTCGGCGACGACGCCACGGTCGGCGGCATGGTCGCTGCCGGACTATCGGGACCACGTCGCCCGTGGGCCGGCTCGGTGCGCGACTTCGTCCTGGGCACGCGCCTGATCAGCGGCCACGGCACGTTGCTGCGTTTCGGCGGCGAGGTGATGAAGAACGTCGCCGGCTACGACCTCTCGCGCCTGTTGACCGGCAGTTTCGGCTGCCTGGGGATGATCACCGAAGTCTCCTTGAAGGTCCTGCCCAAGCCCCGTCACAGCCTGAGCATTCGCCTGGAACTGGACAGCACTGAGGCGTTGGAGAAACTCGCCGAATGGGGCCGCCAGCCGTTGCCCATCAGCGCCGCCAGCCATGACGACGGCTGCCTGCACCTGCGCCTGGAGGGTGGCGAAGGCTCGGTCAGCGCCGCTCATCAACGTTTCGGTGGTGAGGTGATCGACGATCAGTACTGGACGGCACTCAATGAGCACCGGCTGGCATTCTTCGATGAAGGCTTGCCGCTGTGGCGCCTGTCATTGCCCAACCACACCGGCCCCCTCGCCCTGCCCGGCACGCAACTGATCGACTGGGGCGGCGCGCAACGCTGGTTGAAAACCGATGCCAATACCGTGCAAACCCTGGCCCATGAAGTGGGCGGCCATGCCACCTGCTATCGTCAGGGTGCCTGCGATACACCGTTCCAACCGCTGGCCCCGGCACTGCTGCGCTATCACCGGCAACTCAAGGCCCAGCTCGATCCCCTGGGGCTGTTCAACCCTGGGCGGATGTACCCGGAGCTTTAG
- the glcD gene encoding glycolate oxidase subunit GlcD yields MNILYDEHLDGPLPKVDKQVLLQALQAQIPDLDILHREEDLKPYECDGLSAYRTTPLLVVLPRRVEQAQALLKLCHGQNVPVVARGAGTGLSGGALPLASGVLLVMARFNQILHIDPNARTARLQPGVRNLAISQAAAPFGLYYAPDPSSQIACSIGGNVAENAGGVHCLKYGLTVHNLLQLEILTVEGERLTLGSEALDSPGLDLLALFTGSEGLLGVITEVTVKLLPRPQVAKVLLASFDSVDKAGRAVADIIAAGIIPGGLEMMDNLAIRAAEDFIHAGYPVDAEAILLCELDGVEADVHDDCERVRQVLQQAGATEVRQARDEAERLRFWAGRKNAFPAVGRLAPDYYCMDGTIPRRALPEVLQRIASLGAEHGLRVANVFHAGDGNMHPLILFDANQPGELERAETLGGKILELCVHVGGSITGEHGVGREKINQMCTQFNSDELNLFHAVKAAFDPRGLLNPGKNIPTLHRCAEFGAMHIHGGQLPFPELERF; encoded by the coding sequence ATGAACATCCTCTACGACGAACACCTCGACGGCCCCTTGCCCAAGGTGGACAAGCAGGTCCTGCTTCAAGCCTTGCAAGCACAGATTCCAGACCTGGACATCCTGCACCGCGAGGAAGACCTCAAGCCCTACGAATGCGACGGCTTGTCAGCCTATCGCACCACGCCCCTGCTGGTGGTATTGCCCAGGCGCGTCGAGCAGGCGCAAGCGTTGCTTAAGCTCTGCCACGGGCAGAATGTGCCGGTGGTCGCCAGGGGCGCCGGGACCGGTCTGTCCGGCGGCGCCCTGCCTCTGGCAAGCGGCGTGTTACTGGTGATGGCGCGGTTCAACCAGATCCTGCACATCGACCCCAACGCCCGCACCGCACGGCTTCAGCCAGGTGTGCGCAACCTGGCGATCTCCCAGGCGGCGGCGCCGTTCGGGCTGTATTACGCACCGGATCCGTCGTCGCAGATCGCCTGTTCCATCGGCGGCAATGTCGCGGAAAACGCCGGTGGCGTGCATTGCCTAAAGTACGGTCTGACCGTGCATAACCTGTTGCAGCTGGAAATCCTCACCGTCGAAGGCGAACGCCTGACCCTGGGCAGCGAAGCCCTGGATTCGCCGGGCCTGGACCTGCTGGCACTGTTCACCGGTTCCGAAGGCTTGCTGGGGGTGATCACCGAAGTGACGGTCAAACTGTTGCCCCGGCCCCAGGTCGCCAAGGTGCTGCTGGCCAGTTTCGATTCGGTGGACAAGGCCGGGCGGGCGGTGGCCGACATCATCGCCGCCGGGATCATCCCCGGCGGCCTGGAAATGATGGACAACCTGGCGATCCGTGCCGCCGAAGACTTCATCCACGCCGGCTATCCGGTGGACGCCGAAGCGATCCTGCTGTGTGAACTGGACGGAGTCGAAGCCGATGTCCATGACGATTGCGAACGGGTCCGCCAGGTGCTGCAACAGGCCGGTGCCACCGAGGTGCGCCAGGCGCGGGACGAGGCTGAACGGCTGCGGTTCTGGGCCGGGCGCAAGAACGCCTTCCCGGCGGTGGGGCGCCTGGCGCCGGATTATTACTGCATGGACGGCACCATCCCGCGACGCGCCTTGCCCGAGGTCCTGCAGCGCATCGCCAGCCTCGGTGCCGAGCATGGCCTGCGCGTCGCCAACGTCTTTCACGCCGGTGACGGCAACATGCACCCCCTGATCCTGTTCGATGCCAACCAGCCTGGCGAACTTGAGCGTGCCGAAACCCTGGGCGGGAAAATCCTCGAACTGTGCGTGCACGTGGGCGGTAGCATCACCGGCGAGCACGGCGTCGGCCGGGAAAAAATCAATCAGATGTGCACGCAGTTCAACAGCGACGAACTGAACCTGTTCCACGCGGTAAAAGCAGCGTTCGATCCCCGAGGCCTGCTCAACCCCGGCAAGAACATTCCCACCCTGCACCGCTGCGCCGAGTTCGGTGCCATGCACATCCATGGCGGGCAGTTGCCGTTTCCTGAACTGGAGCGTTTCTGA
- a CDS encoding alpha/beta fold hydrolase produces MLVLWVVLAVFIAWSWLTYPGIGHVLYDMGMALEARLYRLHKIIVPISEMTVSTWQGGPYEASGSILMLHGYSADKNLWLRFARHFVGDYRVVVPDLAGHGETGFKAGGGYDIPTQARRVIELLDACGLDKVHVIGNSMGGYLAAWLAATSPERVLTLALIDPAGVTAPQASDMERHLAAGHNPFLVDSRDDFAPFYAMTMASPPWVPSVVLAAMAERYEQRRDELAEIFVDFRASPPMEPRLADIRAPSLLLWGRKDRLIDVSSVPVWSKGIADLRVEIWDGIGHMPMVERPGKTAALYREFLKGLGQ; encoded by the coding sequence ATGCTGGTGTTGTGGGTAGTCCTTGCCGTGTTTATCGCCTGGAGCTGGTTGACGTATCCAGGCATCGGCCATGTGCTGTACGACATGGGCATGGCGCTGGAGGCACGTCTCTACCGGTTGCACAAGATCATCGTCCCCATCAGCGAGATGACCGTCTCGACCTGGCAAGGTGGGCCTTATGAAGCGTCCGGCAGCATCCTGATGCTGCATGGCTACAGCGCCGACAAGAATCTCTGGCTACGCTTTGCCCGGCATTTTGTCGGCGACTACCGGGTGGTGGTGCCCGACCTGGCCGGCCACGGCGAAACCGGCTTCAAGGCCGGTGGCGGCTATGACATCCCGACCCAGGCCCGGCGGGTCATCGAATTGCTCGACGCCTGTGGCCTGGACAAGGTCCATGTGATTGGCAATTCCATGGGCGGCTACCTCGCCGCATGGCTGGCGGCCACGTCGCCCGAGCGCGTGCTGACCCTGGCGCTGATCGATCCGGCCGGTGTCACCGCACCCCAGGCCAGCGACATGGAACGCCACCTGGCCGCCGGGCATAACCCGTTCCTCGTCGACTCGCGGGACGATTTCGCGCCGTTCTACGCAATGACCATGGCCTCCCCACCCTGGGTGCCCAGCGTGGTGCTGGCGGCCATGGCCGAACGTTACGAACAGCGCCGCGATGAACTGGCGGAGATCTTCGTCGATTTTCGCGCCAGTCCGCCGATGGAACCGCGCCTGGCCGACATCCGTGCCCCGTCGCTGCTACTCTGGGGGCGCAAGGACCGGCTGATCGACGTCAGCAGCGTGCCGGTGTGGAGCAAGGGCATCGCCGATTTGCGGGTGGAAATCTGGGACGGTATCGGCCATATGCCCATGGTCGAACGACCGGGAAAAACCGCGGCGCTGTACCGGGAATTTCTCAAGGGGTTGGGGCAGTGA
- a CDS encoding diguanylate cyclase codes for MQKTGKKGRTLARRLYISRILGLTLGLLLVSAAVFPLEPAPWVWGFMLFNGLLWPHLSYWWARRCAVPYHAEYRNLLIDAFLGGFWVAAMQFNPLPTAVTLAMMAMNNVAIGGLRFLLIGALAQVAGIVVGELIFPLTSVPMTSPAQIYACLPLLCLYPMALGWFCFRQAYTLGRQKRELLALSRTDSLTGLLNHGAWKDRLDEEFQRCLRQPPEQLPHGAIALIDIDHFKVINDTYGHGAGDVVLRQLGKLLRQNLRAADVVGRYGGDEFCVILPDLTLHNAVQAMDGLRERFATLSYEQDPALKVSLSIGLAAFNPAYGDASLWLSDADQALYAAKTTGRNRVTCHRHRQVSAEAVISL; via the coding sequence ATGCAAAAAACGGGAAAAAAGGGACGGACGTTGGCCAGGAGGCTGTATATATCGCGCATTCTGGGCCTGACGCTGGGGTTGCTGTTGGTGAGTGCTGCCGTCTTTCCCCTCGAGCCGGCGCCGTGGGTCTGGGGTTTCATGCTATTCAACGGCCTGCTCTGGCCGCATCTGTCTTATTGGTGGGCTCGCCGATGCGCGGTGCCGTATCACGCCGAATACCGAAATTTGTTGATCGACGCTTTTCTTGGCGGCTTCTGGGTCGCGGCGATGCAGTTCAATCCGCTGCCCACGGCCGTCACGTTGGCGATGATGGCGATGAACAACGTTGCCATCGGCGGCCTGCGTTTCCTGCTTATCGGGGCGCTGGCCCAAGTGGCAGGCATTGTCGTGGGTGAGCTGATCTTCCCGTTGACCAGCGTGCCCATGACCAGCCCGGCGCAGATCTACGCCTGTTTGCCGTTGCTGTGCCTGTATCCGATGGCACTGGGTTGGTTTTGCTTTCGCCAGGCCTACACCCTGGGCCGGCAAAAGCGCGAGTTGCTGGCCCTGAGTCGTACCGACAGCCTGACCGGGTTGCTGAACCATGGCGCCTGGAAAGATCGCCTCGACGAGGAGTTCCAGCGTTGCTTGCGTCAGCCACCGGAGCAGCTACCCCATGGCGCGATTGCGCTGATCGACATTGACCATTTCAAGGTCATCAATGACACCTACGGCCATGGGGCCGGCGATGTCGTGCTGCGCCAGCTTGGCAAGCTGCTCAGGCAAAACCTGCGCGCCGCCGACGTGGTCGGGCGTTATGGTGGCGATGAGTTCTGCGTGATTCTGCCGGACCTGACGCTGCACAACGCCGTGCAGGCCATGGACGGTTTGCGCGAGCGTTTCGCGACCCTCAGCTACGAGCAGGACCCGGCGCTGAAGGTGAGCTTGAGCATTGGCCTGGCGGCGTTCAACCCGGCCTATGGCGACGCGAGCCTCTGGCTTAGCGATGCGGACCAGGCGCTGTACGCAGCCAAGACCACCGGACGCAACCGGGTCACTTGCCACCGGCATCGGCAGGTGTCGGCGGAGGCCGTCATTTCCCTCTGA